The following coding sequences lie in one Spinacia oleracea cultivar Varoflay chromosome 1, BTI_SOV_V1, whole genome shotgun sequence genomic window:
- the LOC110798991 gene encoding DNA repair protein RAD50, which produces MSTVDKMLIKGIRSFDPENKLVITFFKPLTLIVGSNGAGKTTVIECLKVACTGELPPNARSGQSFIHDPKVAGETETKAQIKLRFKTAAGKDVVCIRSFQLTQKASKMEYKAIESVLQTINPNTGEKVCLSYRCADMDREIPALMGVSKAILENVIFVHQDEANWPLQDSSTLKKKFDDIFSATRYTKALEVIKKLHKEQAQEIKTYKLKLEHLQTLKDSAYKLRESIAQDQERTKSLKVQMQNLDKEIEEVNAKIHHTETKLKDVRKLQDQITEKNATRSASFKEQEQRYLALNEDIEETDEELKEWKEKFDEKISQQDKLISRLARDADDLEKTCSTLDKKSTDYVIEISKLQSAADAHASLKNDRDSMIQELYSLHNLGSLTNGPFSDETALSCTSSLKQRVLELEKNLQEQKKSNETEINAAWVSYTISDNHQKDLEARKRANADVKKGILKRIQKEESERELYETQLSGVDLPRLDEKERGMRLELERKTTQLAERKFEEVLAENTKEVFNMKNKIKSLNRERDILADDSENRTKLAMKKLELENHRKKLKKIMDEHKDKIRGVLKGRLPPEKDLKSEIVKALSSTTSELEDLTPKSRAADKEVSMLLLKIQEVNRNLNKFQKDMNSRKRFIETKLQSLDQLPFGIESYLQALNKAKEKRDVLKSKCDMEVGMRKMFVPFEYSARTSHACPCCKRPFSAEEEDEFVKKQKDSMATTADRMKEVEADSASADSIFQQLDSLRIMYEEYSKMGKDIPQAQTELDKLNKELDQKTQALDDILGVVAQVQADKNSIEALVSHVETADRHFLEIQTIQHQVNELEDMLDYGGLGVRSMDDIKSELNDLQNTMDNLETATANLREEENYMKADVNSTNVRLFTVREEKIKAAAVLENLKKVEEDLERDMEDKSQVELEEKQLTEAISPLTKETQKLFRYHSDLKEKLNGELEKHAEIWRRQQQEVDDLLKLNSKINEYDETKKEERLKELQVRKSQLESQRENYGQRKKKISDELESAREIKKNQELLRHNIDDNIIYREAKARVADLTRDLELLEQRLVEMGSSEIIESELFKLNKERDRLLSELNRFGGTKSVYESNISKNEKDLKQPQYKDIDKRYFDQLIQLKTTEMANKDLDRYYSALDKALMRFHTMKMEEINRIIRELWQQTYRGQDIDYIYIHSDSEGAGTRSYSYKVLMQTGDAELEMRGRCSAGQKVLASLIIRLALAETFCLHCGILALDEPTTNLDGPNSESLAAALLRIMEDRKGQENFQLIVITHDERFAQLIGQRQHAEKYYRVYKDEHQHSIISAQEIFD; this is translated from the exons ATGAGCACTGTTGATAAAATGCTGATTAAAGGAATTCGGAGCTTCGACCCGGAAAACAAGCTCGTCATCACTTTCTTCAAACCCTTAACCTTGATTGTGGGTTCCAATGGTGCAGGAAAAACT ACTGTAATTGAGTGCTTGAAGGTTGCATGCACCGGGGAGTTGCCTCCGAATGCTAGGTCGGGTCAGAGCTTCATTCACGACCCCAAG GTAGCTGGGGAGACCGAGACAAAAGCACAAATAAAGCTCCGGTTTAAGACAGCCGCGGGGAAAGATGTTGTGTGTATAAGGTCGTTtcagttaacccaaaaggcgtCTAAGATGGAGTATAAAGCTATTGAGAGCGTGCTTCAGACTATTAATCCAAATACCGGGGAG AAAGTTTGTCTCAGTTACAGATGTGCTGATATGGATCGAGAAATTCCTGCACTGATGGGCGTTTCTAAGGCTATTCTGGAAAATGTGATATTTGTGCACCAAGATGAGGCtaattggccattacaagacTCCTCCACTCTGAAGAAAAAATTTGATGATATTTTTTCTGCAACCCG ATACACAAAGGCATTGGAGGTCATTAAGAAGCTCCATAAAGAGCAGGCCCAAGAAATCAAGACATACAAGCTGAAGTTAGAGCATCTTCAAACGTTGAAAGATTCTGCTTATAAG CTCCGAGAAAGTATTGCTCAAGATCAGGAAAGAACAAAATCCTTGAAAGTTCAAATGCAGAATTTGGATAAGGAAATTGAAGAGGTTAATGCTAAGATACATCATACTGAAACTAAGCTAAAAGATGTGCGAAAGTTACAGGACCAGATAACTGAAAAGAATGCCACAAGAAGTGCTTCGTTCAAAGAGCAGGAACAAAGGTATCTAGCTCTCAACGAAGATATTGAAG AGACTGATGAAGAATTGAAGGAGTGGAAGGAAAAGTTTGATGAAAAAATTTCTCAGCAAGACAAACTAATCAGCAGACTGGCCAGAGATGCAGATGACTTGGAGAAAACATGTAGTACCCTTGACAAAAAAAGCACCGATTATGTCATAGAGATTAGCAAACTTCAGAGTGCAGCAGAT GCTCATGCTTCATTGAAGAATGACAGGGACTCCATGATCCAAGAGCTCTATTCTCTGCATAATTTGGGATCCCTTACAAATGGTCCTTTCAGTGATGAAACAGCCTTGAGTTGTACAAGTTCTTTAAAGCAGAGGGTACTTGAATTGGAGAAAAATTTACAGGAGCAGAAG AAATCaaatgaaactgaaattaaCGCAGCATGGGTATCCTATACAATATCAGATAACCACCAGAAGGATCTTGAAGCTAGAAAGCGGGCCAACGCGGACGTTAAG AAAGGTATTTTGAAACGCATTCAGAAGGAAGAGAGTGAACGTGAGTTATATGAAACTCAGCTTTCTGGAGTTGATCTTCCTCGCTTGGATGAAAAAGAAAGGGGCATG CGTCTTGAATTGGAGAGGAAGACAACCCAATTAGCTGAAAGGAAATTTGAGGAAGTTTTAGCAGAAAACACAAAAGAAGTCTTCAACATGAAAAATAAGATCAAATCTCTGAATCGAGAAAGAGATATCTTGGCTGATGATTCTGAGAATAGAACAAAGTTGGCTATGAAGAAATTAGAGCTAGAAAATCACaggaaaaagttaaaaaaaat AATGGATGAGCACAAGGATAAGATCAGAGGAGTGCTGAAAGGAAGACTCCCACCAGAGAAGGATTTGAAAAGTGAAATTGTTAAGGCTTTAAG CTCTACAACTAGCGAGCTTGAAGACCTTACCCCAAAGTCCCGTGCCGCTGATAAGGAAGTTAGCATGTTGCTGTTGAAGATTCAAGAAGTCAACAGAAActtaaataaatttcaaaaagaCATGAATT CTAGGAAGAGGTTCATTGAAACAAAACTCCAATCACTGGATCAGCTGCCTTTTGGTATTGAATCTTATCTTCAAGCCTTGAATAAGGCCAAAGAGAAAAGAGATGTTTTGAAAAG TAAATGCGATATGGAAGTGGGTATGCGCAAAATGTTCGTTCCGTTTGAATATTCTGCTCGAACCAGTCATGCTTGTCCTTGTTGTAAACGTCCCTTTTCAGCTGAAGAGGAGGATGAATTTGTGAAGAAG CAAAAAGACAGTATGGCCACTACGGCAGACCGTATGAAAGAGGTGGAAGCAGATTCCGCGAGTGCTGATTCCATATTTCAGCAGTTGGACAGCCTTCGAATAATGTATGAAGAGTATTCTAAAATGGGGAAAGACATACCTCAAGCACAGACGGAGTTGgataaattaaataaagagTTGGATCAGAAGACGCAGGCACTTGATGAT ATTTTAGGTGTAGTTGCCCAAGTTCAGGCTGACAAGAATTCAATTGAGGCCTTGGTATCGCATGTGGAGACAGCGGACAGACATTTCCTAGAGATCCAGACTATACAACATCAAGTGAATGAGTTGGAGGACATGCTTGATTATGGAGGGCTGGGTGTGCGTTCAATGGATGACATTAAGTCAGAGCTCAATGATCTGCAGAACACTAT GGATAATTTGGAAACTGCTACTGCGAATTTgagagaagaagagaattaCATGAAGGCAGATGTAAATAGCACTAACGTACGGTTGTTCACGGTCAGGGAGGAGAAAATAAAAGCTGCTGCTGTACTGGAAAATCTTAAGAAAGTGGAGGAGGATCTTGAACGTGACATGGAGGATAAAAGTCAAGTTGAGCTTGAGGAGAAG CAACTTACAGAGGCTATTAGTCCTTTGACTAAGGAAACACAGAAACTGTTTCGTTATCATAGCGATCTTAAAGAAAAACTTAATGGTGAACTTGAGAAGCATGCTGAGATATGGAGAAGGCAACAGCAGGAAGTTGACGACCTTCTCAAACTTAACTCCAAGATAAACGA GTATGATGAGACTAAGAAAGAAGAGCGCTTAAAAGAGCTACAAGTCAGAAAGTCACAGTTAGAATCTCAGCGTGAGAACTATGGTCAGAGGAAGAAGAAAATATCTGATGAATTGGAAAGTGCACGGGAAATCAAGAAGAACCAAGAGTTACTGAGACATAATATTGATGACAACATAATATATAGGGAGGCAAAAGCTAGAGTAGCTGATCTGACTCGTGACCTTGAGTTGCTGGAGCAGAGACTAGTAGAGATGGGTAGTTCTGAGATAATTGAGTCTGAGCTATTTAAGTTAAACAAAGAAAGAGACAGGCTTCTGTCTGAG TTGAATAGGTTTGGTGGAACAAAGTCTGTGTATGAGAGCAACATATCAAAAAATGAAAAGGATCTCAAACAACCACAATACAAGGATATAGACAAACGCTACTTTGACCAACTAATCCAGCTCAAG ACTACAGAAATGGCAAACAAAGACCTTGACAGATACTACAGTGCTCTAGACAA GGCACTTATGCGTTTTCACACTATGAAAATGGAAGAAATAAATAGAATTATTCGTGAACTCTGGCAGCAGACATACAGAGGTCAGGACATTGATTACATATACATACATTCCGATTCTGAAGGTGCTGGAACTAGATCTTACAGTTATAAG GTGCTCATGCAGACAGGTGATGCAGAACTGGAAATGCGAGGAAGGTGCAGTGCTGGCCAGAAG GTTCTTGCTTCACTTATTATAAGGTTGGCTTTGGCAGAAACCTTTTGCCTCCACTGTGGAATCTTAGCACTTGATGAGCCGACAACAAACTTAGATGGCCCAAATTCCGAGAGTTTGGCTGCTGCTCTCCTTAG AATCATGGAGGACAGAAAAGGCCAGGAAAATTTTCAGCTAATTGTCATCACTCACGATGAACGGTTTGCTCAACTTATTGGTCAACGGCAGCATGCAGAGAAATATTACCGTGTTTACAAAGATGAACA TCAGCATAGCATAATTTCTGCTCAGGAAATCTTTGATTGA